One region of Syntrophobacter fumaroxidans MPOB genomic DNA includes:
- a CDS encoding insulinase family protein — protein sequence MTVHNGFELLKQQYVPEISTEIKVLRHVGTGAQVLSLINDDENKVFGISFRTPPEDSTGVAHILEHSVLCGSRKFPVKEPFVELLKGSLKTFLNAFTYPDKTCYPVASQNDKDFYNLIDVYLDAVFHPLITPYIFQQEGWHYELESEDSSLSYKGVVFNEMKGAYSSPDNLLAEYSQQSLFPESTYGLDSGGNPEKIPDLTYERFKAFHERHYHPSNAYIYFYGNDDPEKRLRFLRTYLDDFSAVPADSSVGLQPFFDAPRRIRRGFASGTEAGHGRGAKPRGMMTLNWLLPETSNATLNLSLQVLRHILIGMPGSPLRKALIDSGLGDDLAGTGLENELRQAYFSTGLKGIDTDQADHVEKLILDTLAGLAGDGIAPEFVEAALNTVEFRLRENNAGGYPRGLVLMLRALSTWLYDGDPAALLAFEAPLEAVKSSAAAGKRYFEGMIERHFLQNPHRTTLILKPDPTRADAEEARERERLAAVRSTMSAEQLRAVVENTRELRRRQEAPDSPEALAAIPTLKREDLERTNKKIPMEETFPEGSRLLFHDIHTNGIFYLDMAFDIHSLPQHALPFAPLFGRALVEIGTETEDFVSLSTRISRRTGGIRPDVFTSAVRSSPHGAARLILRGKSTVPRAGELFSILRDVLLTVKLDDRERFRQMVLEEKARQEQRLIPGGHQMVNLRLRAHFGEADWAAEQTSGISYLTFLRKLVSDIDENWSGILATLEDLRHVLINRTGMIFNVTADRSDWSRVRGDFEQFVRELPARPPGRCDWHPKHNPELEGLLIPSQVNYVGKGLDLYRLGYRFHGSVQVITAYLRNSWLWEQVRVQGGAYGAMCLFDRISGILTFVSYRDPNLDRTLEAFDRAADFLRTVNLSEDELTKAIVGAIGTLDTYLLPDARGYVSMLRTITGDMEEDRQRMRDEILATTTRDFRDFAEVLDAVRHHAIVKVLGSKAAVDDSPIGRSGKIELVTVL from the coding sequence ATGACGGTCCACAACGGCTTCGAACTGTTGAAACAGCAGTACGTCCCCGAGATAAGCACGGAGATCAAGGTGTTGCGGCATGTCGGCACAGGCGCGCAGGTCCTGTCGCTGATCAACGACGACGAGAACAAGGTCTTCGGGATTTCATTTCGCACGCCGCCCGAAGACTCAACCGGCGTGGCCCATATCCTGGAACATTCCGTTCTTTGCGGGTCGCGCAAGTTTCCCGTGAAGGAGCCCTTCGTCGAGTTGCTCAAAGGGTCTTTGAAGACTTTTCTCAATGCATTCACCTATCCCGACAAGACCTGCTACCCCGTGGCAAGCCAGAATGACAAGGACTTCTACAACCTCATCGACGTCTACCTGGATGCGGTCTTCCATCCGCTGATCACGCCCTATATCTTCCAGCAGGAGGGCTGGCATTACGAGCTCGAGTCCGAGGACTCCTCGCTTTCTTACAAGGGAGTGGTCTTCAATGAAATGAAAGGGGCCTATTCTTCGCCGGATAACCTTCTTGCGGAATACTCACAGCAGTCGCTCTTTCCGGAAAGCACCTACGGGTTGGATTCTGGCGGGAATCCGGAGAAGATACCCGATTTGACCTACGAGCGATTCAAGGCATTTCATGAAAGACACTATCACCCTTCCAACGCCTATATATACTTTTACGGCAATGACGATCCGGAGAAGCGTCTGCGCTTTTTGAGGACCTACCTGGACGATTTTTCGGCCGTCCCGGCGGATTCATCCGTGGGACTGCAGCCGTTTTTCGACGCGCCCCGGCGCATCCGTCGCGGCTTTGCATCCGGAACCGAGGCGGGTCATGGCCGGGGAGCCAAACCGCGCGGCATGATGACGCTCAACTGGCTGCTTCCGGAAACCTCGAATGCGACCTTGAATCTTTCCCTGCAGGTCTTGCGGCACATCCTGATCGGCATGCCGGGTTCGCCGCTGCGCAAGGCACTGATCGACTCGGGACTCGGCGACGACCTGGCCGGAACGGGACTCGAGAACGAGCTCCGGCAGGCATACTTCTCCACCGGGCTGAAGGGCATCGACACCGACCAGGCCGATCATGTCGAAAAGCTCATTCTGGACACCCTCGCAGGACTAGCGGGGGACGGGATCGCGCCTGAATTCGTCGAAGCGGCTCTGAATACCGTCGAGTTCCGGCTGCGCGAAAACAACGCAGGAGGTTACCCACGCGGCCTGGTCCTCATGCTCCGGGCGCTTTCCACCTGGCTCTACGATGGTGACCCGGCGGCGCTGCTCGCATTCGAGGCCCCGCTGGAGGCCGTCAAGTCTTCGGCCGCCGCAGGGAAGCGGTATTTTGAAGGAATGATCGAGCGGCATTTTTTGCAGAATCCGCACCGCACCACCCTGATCCTGAAACCCGACCCAACCCGGGCGGATGCGGAGGAAGCCCGGGAACGCGAACGTCTTGCCGCAGTCCGTTCCACCATGAGCGCGGAGCAACTGCGGGCCGTCGTCGAAAACACTCGCGAGTTGCGACGCAGACAGGAAGCGCCGGATTCGCCCGAAGCCCTTGCCGCCATTCCCACCCTGAAACGGGAGGACCTGGAAAGAACCAACAAGAAGATCCCCATGGAAGAAACGTTCCCGGAAGGCTCGAGGCTGCTCTTTCACGATATCCATACCAACGGCATCTTCTATCTTGACATGGCATTCGACATCCACTCTCTGCCGCAGCACGCCCTGCCTTTCGCTCCGCTGTTCGGCCGGGCGCTCGTCGAAATCGGTACCGAAACGGAGGATTTCGTGTCTCTGTCCACGAGAATCAGCCGTCGGACCGGCGGTATCCGACCGGATGTGTTCACGTCGGCGGTGAGAAGCAGCCCGCACGGCGCTGCACGGCTCATTCTTCGCGGCAAGAGCACGGTCCCGCGGGCCGGCGAGCTTTTCTCCATATTGCGGGACGTTTTGCTCACGGTCAAACTCGACGATCGGGAACGGTTCCGGCAGATGGTGCTCGAAGAAAAGGCACGACAAGAGCAAAGGCTCATTCCCGGCGGGCATCAGATGGTGAATCTGCGCCTGCGCGCCCACTTCGGCGAAGCGGACTGGGCGGCCGAACAGACCTCCGGGATCAGTTACCTCACGTTCCTGCGCAAGCTGGTCTCCGACATCGACGAAAACTGGTCCGGCATTCTTGCAACGCTCGAAGATCTCCGCCACGTTCTGATCAACCGGACCGGCATGATCTTCAACGTGACCGCGGATCGGTCCGACTGGAGCCGGGTCCGCGGCGATTTCGAACAATTCGTCCGGGAACTTCCGGCTCGGCCTCCCGGCAGGTGCGACTGGCATCCGAAGCACAACCCCGAGCTTGAAGGCTTGCTCATCCCCTCGCAGGTCAACTATGTAGGCAAGGGACTCGACCTCTACCGGCTGGGATACCGTTTCCACGGATCGGTCCAGGTGATCACCGCCTACCTGAGAAATTCCTGGTTGTGGGAGCAGGTTCGCGTGCAGGGAGGAGCCTACGGGGCAATGTGCCTGTTCGATCGGATTTCGGGGATACTCACCTTTGTGTCCTATCGTGACCCCAATCTCGATCGAACCCTGGAAGCCTTTGACCGCGCCGCGGATTTCCTGCGGACCGTCAATTTGAGCGAGGACGAGCTCACCAAGGCGATCGTCGGCGCCATCGGCACCTTGGATACCTATCTGCTTCCGGACGCCCGGGGATACGTCTCCATGCTGCGGACCATTACCGGCGACATGGAAGAAGATCGCCAGAGAATGCGGGACGAAATCCTCGCGACCACCACCCGGGATTTCAGAGATTTCGCCGAAGTCCTGGATGCCGTCAGACATCATGCGATCGTCAAGGTGCTCGGGTCAAAAGCCGCTGTCGATGACTCTCCCATCGGCAGAAGCGGGAAGATCGAGCTCGTGACGGTCCTGTAG
- a CDS encoding helix-turn-helix domain-containing protein, whose amino-acid sequence MVETSRIKDHLSAEQIRMKMQMTAGFMKMQKWLVIYNAIIDPRPVSEIAKHTGLSEGSVYRIISEYNRSGPESLDSTGANGSMWFDVKVDPISM is encoded by the coding sequence ATGGTTGAGACTTCGAGAATCAAGGACCACCTGTCCGCGGAGCAGATCAGGATGAAAATGCAAATGACCGCGGGCTTCATGAAGATGCAGAAGTGGCTGGTCATTTACAATGCCATCATCGATCCGCGTCCGGTTTCCGAAATCGCCAAACATACCGGTCTCTCCGAGGGCAGCGTGTACAGAATCATCTCCGAGTACAACAGGTCGGGTCCGGAATCGCTGGACAGCACGGGCGCGAACGGTTCGATGTGGTTTGACGTCAAGGTGGATCCGATTTCAATGTGA
- a CDS encoding response regulator transcription factor: MCHALIVEDNSNFRQSLRETLLARFPFMSIEEAEEGGEALRKLNAFSPEIVFMDIQLPGMNGLELTRSIRAGHAGLVIIVLSSYDLPEYREAARQCGADYFFSKVYNTSQDITGLVDTILSGKPETADGMRITS; encoded by the coding sequence ATGTGCCATGCTTTGATCGTCGAAGACAACTCGAATTTCCGCCAGTCGTTGCGGGAGACGCTATTGGCGCGGTTTCCGTTCATGAGTATCGAGGAAGCCGAAGAGGGGGGAGAAGCTCTTCGGAAGCTGAATGCGTTCAGTCCGGAAATCGTCTTCATGGATATACAGCTCCCGGGAATGAACGGGTTGGAGCTCACCCGAAGCATTCGGGCCGGGCATGCCGGTCTGGTCATTATCGTTCTTTCCAGTTATGATCTGCCCGAGTACCGTGAGGCCGCAAGGCAGTGCGGCGCCGATTACTTTTTCAGTAAAGTTTACAACACCAGCCAGGATATCACCGGTCTGGTGGATACGATCCTCTCCGGCAAGCCCGAGACCGCAGACGGCATGAGGATAACGAGTTGA
- a CDS encoding response regulator has product MGDKRRIVIAEDHTILREGLRMLLSSNPDFEVVGEAQDGLDAVRLAESLKPDLMLMDLSMPRMNGMGAIQEIKKQCTATKILVLTVHKSEEYILATLKAGADGYVLKDATHSELMLAIECVFSGKSYLSPSISEKVIEGYLEGRKTIKSSTSWDTLTQREKEILKMIAEGYKNKDIADYLCISAKTVEKHRANLMKKLDLHSASSLTAFAMEKGLITK; this is encoded by the coding sequence ATGGGAGACAAGAGACGAATCGTCATCGCTGAAGACCACACCATTCTGAGGGAGGGGCTCCGAATGCTTCTTTCCTCAAATCCCGATTTTGAAGTTGTGGGGGAGGCACAGGACGGTCTGGACGCCGTTCGACTGGCTGAGAGCCTGAAGCCGGATCTCATGCTGATGGATCTTTCCATGCCGCGCATGAACGGGATGGGAGCGATCCAGGAGATCAAGAAACAGTGCACGGCGACCAAAATTCTGGTACTGACCGTCCACAAGTCGGAGGAATATATCCTGGCCACACTCAAGGCCGGAGCGGACGGTTACGTGCTCAAGGATGCCACTCACAGCGAGTTGATGCTTGCCATCGAATGCGTTTTTTCCGGAAAATCCTACCTCAGCCCGAGCATATCCGAAAAGGTCATCGAAGGTTATCTCGAGGGGCGCAAGACGATCAAATCCAGCACTTCCTGGGACACGCTCACTCAACGTGAAAAAGAGATCCTGAAGATGATCGCCGAGGGATACAAGAACAAGGACATCGCGGACTACTTGTGTATCAGCGCCAAGACCGTCGAAAAGCACCGCGCCAATCTCATGAAAAAGCTCGATCTGCACAGCGCTTCCTCGTTGACTGCCTTCGCCATGGAAAAAGGCCTCATCACCAAATAA
- a CDS encoding pyridoxal phosphate-dependent aminotransferase yields MKLAERVSRIKPSATLTINSKAKALKQSGVHVVNFGVGEPDFDTPSHIQEAAVESMRNGQTRYTAVGGIDELKDAVCRDIENGYGLTYKRENVLISCGGKHALYNLFQAVLDPGDEVIIPSPYWVSYPDMVELAGAVPVAVPCSEQNAFKLQPEQLEKAITSRTRLFIINSPSNPTGTHYTASDLKGLAEVLARHPGVLIASDDIYCRILFGGREWTNLAMVDERMIDRCFIINGVSKTYCMTGWRIGYLIGNEEVIRAATKIQGQSTSNPTSISQYASLAALNGDRRLVDQMVRTFEERSRYVLARIGELHGVTCPTPAGAFYVFPNFSAYFGRKVGGASIANSLDLADYLMEKAHVAVVPGSPFGEDRCIRISYALSMDDLKEGFDRIGTALAALQ; encoded by the coding sequence ATGAAGCTTGCCGAAAGAGTATCAAGAATCAAACCATCGGCCACATTGACCATCAATTCGAAGGCGAAGGCACTGAAACAGAGTGGTGTTCACGTGGTGAACTTCGGTGTCGGCGAACCCGATTTCGATACCCCTTCGCACATTCAGGAAGCAGCCGTGGAAAGCATGCGCAACGGTCAGACGCGCTATACGGCCGTGGGCGGCATCGACGAGCTCAAAGACGCCGTTTGCCGGGATATCGAGAACGGCTACGGCCTTACATACAAACGTGAAAACGTGTTGATTTCCTGCGGTGGGAAGCACGCTTTGTACAACCTGTTTCAGGCCGTCCTGGATCCGGGTGACGAGGTGATCATTCCCTCTCCTTACTGGGTCTCCTATCCTGACATGGTGGAACTGGCAGGGGCGGTTCCGGTGGCGGTCCCGTGCTCCGAGCAAAACGCGTTCAAATTGCAGCCGGAGCAACTCGAGAAGGCCATCACGTCCCGCACCCGGCTCTTTATCATCAACAGTCCGAGCAATCCGACGGGGACCCACTACACCGCTTCGGATCTGAAGGGACTGGCAGAGGTGCTCGCCCGTCACCCCGGTGTGCTCATCGCCAGTGACGACATTTACTGTCGGATCCTGTTCGGAGGCCGTGAGTGGACCAACCTTGCCATGGTGGACGAACGGATGATCGACCGGTGTTTCATCATCAACGGAGTGAGCAAGACCTACTGCATGACGGGGTGGAGAATCGGCTACCTGATCGGAAATGAGGAAGTGATTCGCGCCGCCACAAAGATCCAGGGGCAATCGACCAGCAATCCGACCTCCATCTCCCAATATGCCAGTTTGGCCGCCCTCAACGGCGACCGGCGTCTTGTCGACCAGATGGTGCGAACCTTCGAGGAGCGGTCCCGATATGTGCTTGCGAGGATCGGCGAGCTGCACGGCGTCACGTGTCCGACTCCCGCGGGCGCTTTCTATGTCTTTCCCAATTTCAGCGCTTACTTCGGCAGGAAGGTGGGGGGCGCAAGCATTGCGAATTCGCTCGACCTTGCCGACTACCTTATGGAGAAAGCACACGTCGCCGTGGTGCCCGGAAGCCCCTTCGGAGAGGATCGGTGCATCCGCATCTCCTATGCGCTGTCGATGGACGATCTGAAGGAGGGGTTCGATCGAATCGGCACCGCGCTGGCGGCCCTTCAATAG
- the truA gene encoding tRNA pseudouridine(38-40) synthase TruA encodes MNQYDLPERKNFKLILEYDGSHYHGWQRQLGVLTIQEVLESRLEVMLQSPVGVRASGRTDAGVHACGQVVNFHVHTRLRPEEILRGINSLLPPDIVVLHAEVAAESFHARFSATGKTYEYHILNRPIRSALQRRYAWHVPQPLEPQRMRECLGSLLGRHDFAAFMASGSKVKSTERTIRRADLDCLENGEMRLVFEANGFLRHMVRNLVGTIVEVGRGVRAPEEFLDILSSRDRKRAGMTAPAHGLFLTAVHYTEDLTCNS; translated from the coding sequence ATGAACCAGTACGATCTCCCGGAAAGAAAAAACTTCAAGCTCATCCTGGAATACGATGGTTCTCACTACCACGGATGGCAAAGACAGCTGGGGGTGCTGACCATCCAGGAGGTGCTCGAATCCCGGTTGGAGGTCATGCTGCAATCGCCCGTCGGTGTTCGTGCATCGGGCCGGACGGACGCGGGTGTCCATGCCTGCGGCCAGGTCGTGAACTTCCACGTCCACACCCGGTTGAGGCCCGAGGAGATTCTGCGCGGCATCAACAGCCTCCTGCCGCCCGACATCGTCGTGCTGCACGCCGAGGTGGCGGCCGAGTCCTTTCATGCGCGCTTTTCCGCCACGGGGAAGACCTACGAGTACCACATATTGAACAGGCCCATACGATCCGCCCTGCAGCGCCGATATGCATGGCACGTTCCCCAGCCGCTGGAACCGCAGCGCATGCGCGAATGTCTCGGAAGCCTGCTGGGGCGGCATGATTTCGCGGCTTTCATGGCATCCGGCTCCAAGGTGAAATCGACGGAGCGGACCATTCGAAGGGCCGACCTGGACTGCCTGGAAAATGGGGAAATGAGGCTCGTATTCGAGGCAAACGGTTTCTTGAGGCACATGGTGCGAAATCTCGTGGGAACGATCGTCGAGGTGGGCAGAGGGGTGCGGGCTCCCGAAGAGTTCCTCGACATCCTGTCGAGCAGGGATCGCAAACGCGCGGGGATGACCGCTCCGGCGCATGGTTTGTTTCTGACGGCCGTGCACTACACTGAAGACCTGACCTGCAACTCTTAG